From the Candidatus Zixiibacteriota bacterium genome, one window contains:
- a CDS encoding ABC transporter substrate binding protein codes for MLYRNVGLVACITLLLSLVSLTRGGTRTFGIGFFEGGPYPAHSEFRNHFREQVEALCPAGVTINYPTDGYKSAEWKRAQSRVMARELAGAQDVDLVVATGPWTVEDLLAAGFDKPILAALRFDPVLEGLVDQNGRSIVNNLSVRIRPRKIESDFAYLTELVRADTIGVLYFPSGSEAPTVIDSMRVLGRRIGFEIVTAEGYDVDSAYAFFKAYRQLNKSIDALYLPPMWGCESDRMRQFHAMVGRDRIPVFCSEGEYQVTRGALAGGSVETPLVEAHYQAVKAVRIIGGVIPADLPNVYADARGLALNSQMMRELRIALSTDRRYDVSLIDAPAPDSVERLSVVDAVGVALAQNPDLQATLASLDAAEAAYSEARSVYLPQLELSGSAGYFDDNAVNNDPRYENNRYHARLSLRQEILSLGAIRDIRSAGLERDRTEADQKRAALALELAVTSAFIGALEAEQLRQVELANRRQAQECFQVAKLRNDLREGEADEVWRTEQQWLAALQAVRDSEYNLAVARVVLNTLLGRPGDFPFVPDSRHFTDASFFEQEAVIIEHTKTPRQRSELVAALLDVAVRNNPTLAASDLQVSVQRSRLGRTNAAFYPSIGFYANLDVTDELAARSGINEATPSWSLGAQIKLPLFLGGKQWHERARMNALLDQETWGKDQASLQTAAALRVAWERVLSRCEQFPIAARAAELANQVYPELLSRYTSGKGTVLELIEATREDRSASRNAIGAQMDYFRATADALATIGISAYASGRSCPDELMRLVQSQ; via the coding sequence ATGTTGTATAGAAATGTCGGTTTAGTAGCCTGTATAACGCTTCTTCTCAGCTTGGTATCCCTAACCAGGGGCGGAACTCGCACCTTCGGAATCGGCTTTTTCGAGGGCGGCCCGTATCCGGCCCACTCCGAATTCCGCAACCATTTTCGCGAGCAGGTGGAGGCGTTGTGTCCAGCCGGTGTGACGATCAATTACCCCACCGACGGTTACAAATCTGCTGAGTGGAAACGCGCTCAGTCGCGGGTCATGGCCAGGGAACTGGCCGGTGCGCAGGATGTCGATCTGGTGGTGGCCACTGGGCCGTGGACAGTCGAGGATTTGCTCGCAGCTGGATTCGACAAGCCGATTCTGGCGGCGCTTCGTTTCGATCCGGTATTGGAAGGACTGGTCGACCAAAACGGCCGCTCGATTGTGAACAATCTCTCAGTCCGGATTCGCCCGCGCAAAATAGAGTCCGACTTCGCATACCTGACCGAATTAGTGCGGGCCGACACCATAGGCGTGCTCTATTTCCCATCGGGGAGCGAAGCGCCGACTGTAATCGACAGCATGCGCGTGCTGGGCAGGCGGATCGGTTTCGAGATTGTCACGGCGGAGGGGTACGACGTAGACAGCGCCTACGCTTTCTTTAAGGCGTATCGTCAGTTGAATAAGAGTATTGATGCCCTTTATCTGCCGCCAATGTGGGGTTGCGAGAGCGACCGGATGCGCCAGTTTCACGCCATGGTCGGGCGCGACCGGATTCCGGTCTTCTGCAGCGAGGGCGAATACCAGGTAACCCGTGGCGCCCTGGCGGGCGGTTCGGTCGAGACTCCCCTGGTGGAGGCCCACTATCAAGCGGTGAAGGCGGTACGAATCATCGGCGGAGTCATTCCGGCCGACCTGCCGAACGTCTACGCCGATGCCCGCGGCCTAGCTCTCAACTCCCAGATGATGCGCGAATTGCGAATCGCTTTGTCTACCGACCGTCGGTATGACGTGTCGCTCATCGATGCCCCCGCGCCGGACAGTGTCGAGCGGCTGAGCGTTGTCGACGCGGTCGGCGTGGCTCTGGCGCAGAATCCGGATTTGCAGGCGACTCTGGCCAGTCTTGACGCTGCCGAGGCGGCCTATTCTGAGGCGCGGTCGGTCTATCTTCCGCAACTGGAGCTCAGCGGCTCAGCTGGTTACTTCGATGACAACGCCGTCAACAACGATCCCCGCTACGAAAACAACCGCTACCACGCCCGACTGAGCCTGCGGCAGGAGATTTTATCGCTCGGGGCTATCCGAGACATCCGCTCCGCCGGGCTGGAGCGCGACCGTACGGAGGCGGATCAAAAGAGGGCCGCTCTGGCGCTCGAACTGGCGGTGACATCGGCGTTCATTGGCGCACTCGAAGCAGAACAGCTACGCCAGGTGGAACTGGCCAACCGCCGTCAGGCCCAGGAATGTTTCCAGGTCGCTAAACTGAGGAACGATCTGCGCGAGGGTGAGGCCGACGAAGTCTGGCGCACCGAACAGCAGTGGTTGGCGGCGCTTCAGGCAGTGCGTGACTCCGAGTACAATCTGGCCGTCGCCCGCGTGGTGCTCAATACCCTCCTGGGTCGGCCAGGTGATTTTCCCTTTGTTCCGGACTCACGACATTTCACGGATGCCAGTTTCTTCGAGCAGGAAGCTGTTATCATAGAACACACGAAAACGCCGCGGCAAAGAAGTGAGCTTGTCGCCGCGTTGTTGGACGTTGCTGTACGGAACAATCCTACTCTGGCCGCTTCCGATTTGCAGGTGTCCGTCCAAAGATCACGACTCGGTCGAACTAACGCCGCATTCTATCCAAGCATCGGGTTCTATGCGAATCTGGATGTTACCGATGAGCTGGCGGCTCGATCGGGCATAAACGAGGCCACTCCGAGCTGGTCGCTCGGCGCCCAGATCAAGCTTCCTCTCTTTCTGGGTGGAAAACAGTGGCACGAACGCGCGCGGATGAACGCGCTGCTCGACCAGGAGACGTGGGGCAAAGATCAGGCATCGCTGCAAACCGCCGCCGCCTTGCGCGTGGCCTGGGAGCGGGTGTTGAGCCGCTGCGAGCAATTCCCGATAGCGGCCAGAGCGGCCGAGCTGGCCAATCAGGTGTATCCGGAGCTGCTGTCTCGGTACACGTCCGGTAAAGGCACGGTTTTGGAATTGATCGAGGCGACGCGAGAAGATCGCTCGGCCAGCCGGAATGCGATTGGGGCTCAGATGGATTACTTTCGCGCCACCGCCGATGCGCTGGCCACGATCGGAATATCGGCGTACGCGTCAGGCCGCTCCTGCCCTGACGAGTTGATGCGTCTTGTGCAATCGCAGTGA